From Mycobacteriales bacterium, one genomic window encodes:
- a CDS encoding DUF1385 domain-containing protein codes for MSRRRTSTPKVGGQALSDGVLMRAGDVWAVARVDGSLEMGRLPENKWASVPLLRVLTGLGPALFRGLRAMGGAGRNRQLPRRVRWALPLFVAAPLLLNAALSRVLHAPPVWGWQSGITAVALVLAQLVALRALMPPSMWRFHGAEHKAVAAYERGISLDDLDAVLAAPRVHDRCGTNVVAVLIAGCLLPLPSHGPVSVLSFLFVFALSVEIVTLAARRPRSWWGRAVLFGGHQLQRFVTTAEPTREEQAIGVKALQTCLAMLAADRAAEAAVDELEAA; via the coding sequence GTGAGCCGTCGTCGCACGTCCACGCCGAAGGTCGGCGGTCAGGCCCTGTCCGACGGCGTGCTGATGCGCGCCGGCGACGTCTGGGCCGTGGCCCGGGTGGACGGCTCGCTCGAGATGGGCCGGCTGCCGGAGAACAAGTGGGCGTCCGTCCCGCTGCTGCGCGTGCTCACCGGGCTCGGCCCCGCGCTGTTCCGCGGCCTGCGCGCGATGGGCGGCGCCGGCCGCAACCGCCAGCTCCCGCGGCGGGTCCGCTGGGCGCTGCCGCTGTTCGTCGCCGCGCCGTTGCTGCTCAACGCCGCGCTGTCCCGCGTGCTGCACGCGCCGCCCGTGTGGGGCTGGCAGAGCGGCATCACCGCGGTCGCCCTGGTGCTGGCGCAGCTCGTCGCGCTGCGCGCGCTGATGCCGCCGTCGATGTGGCGGTTCCACGGCGCCGAGCACAAGGCGGTCGCCGCCTACGAGCGCGGCATCAGCCTGGACGACCTCGACGCGGTGCTCGCCGCGCCCCGCGTCCACGACCGCTGCGGCACCAACGTCGTCGCCGTCCTCATCGCCGGCTGCCTGCTGCCGCTGCCCTCGCACGGGCCGGTGAGCGTGCTGTCGTTCCTGTTCGTGTTCGCGCTGTCCGTCGAGATCGTCACGCTCGCCGCGCGCCGGCCGCGTTCCTGGTGGGGCCGGGCGGTGCTGTTCGGCGGGCACCAGCTCCAGCGGTTCGTCACGACCGCCGAGCCGACCCGCGAGGAGCAGGCGATCGGCGTCAAGGCGTTGCAGACCTGCCTGGCCATGCTCGCCGCCGACCGCGCCGCCGAGGCGGCCGTGGACGAGCTGGAAGCCGCGTAA
- a CDS encoding DUF459 domain-containing protein codes for MPYPTRSRAAALVAAVLAVCLAAAGCAGSPRRAAVPATTAPAVTTAATSAPPTTVPPTTAAATSAPATTPPSSRPASPTATTGGAIRTNRRCETPPAASTGGYPRAITPAAPLDLLVTGDSLQESSGPQLAAYANARRHVVAGCTVPKYSTGLVRDDFFDWPAYARQLAAERDPEAVSFMIGGNDGQNMSVGGRVLQAGSAEWAAEYQRRAAAVMRAFANGHRKVYWIGMPIARSDRLTGIYRVLNDAVRRAAASVAGVTFVDVWAMYAPDGHYQDSFADERGVVRRMRSSDGIHLSTDGAGLLARRMLRLLDADWHLSG; via the coding sequence GTGCCGTACCCGACCCGTTCCCGTGCCGCCGCGCTCGTCGCGGCGGTGCTCGCCGTCTGCCTGGCCGCCGCCGGGTGCGCCGGCTCGCCCCGGCGCGCGGCGGTGCCCGCGACCACGGCGCCCGCGGTGACGACGGCGGCGACCTCCGCGCCGCCCACGACCGTCCCGCCGACGACGGCCGCGGCGACCTCGGCGCCCGCCACCACGCCACCCTCCTCGCGGCCCGCGTCGCCCACGGCCACGACCGGCGGCGCGATCCGCACCAACCGCCGGTGCGAGACGCCGCCCGCCGCCTCGACCGGCGGGTACCCGCGCGCGATCACCCCGGCCGCGCCGCTCGACCTGCTCGTCACCGGGGACTCGCTCCAGGAGTCGTCCGGGCCGCAGCTCGCGGCGTACGCCAACGCCCGCCGCCACGTCGTCGCCGGCTGCACCGTGCCCAAGTACTCCACCGGCCTGGTGCGCGACGACTTCTTCGACTGGCCGGCGTACGCGCGGCAGCTCGCGGCCGAGCGCGACCCGGAGGCGGTGTCGTTCATGATCGGCGGCAACGACGGGCAGAACATGAGCGTCGGCGGCCGCGTGCTCCAGGCCGGTTCCGCCGAGTGGGCGGCGGAGTACCAGCGGCGGGCGGCGGCGGTGATGCGCGCGTTCGCGAACGGTCACCGCAAGGTCTACTGGATCGGCATGCCGATCGCCCGGTCCGACCGGCTCACCGGGATCTACCGGGTCCTCAACGACGCGGTGCGGCGGGCGGCGGCGAGCGTCGCGGGGGTGACGTTCGTGGACGTGTGGGCGATGTACGCGCCGGACGGCCACTACCAGGACAGCTTCGCCGACGAGCGGGGGGTGGTCCGGCGGATGCGCAGCAGCGACGGGATCCACCTGTCGACCGACGGGGCGGGGCTGCTCGCGCGCCGGATGCTGCGGCTGCTCGACGCCGACTGGCACCTGAGCGGCTGA
- a CDS encoding shikimate kinase codes for MERVVLVGMMGAGKTTVGRALAARLGRPYVDNDALLQAAHGAPAAVLLARDGAGALHAAEAAVLRAALAASGPAVVAAPGSAVLDPALRSLLAGEYVVWLRARPETLAARVVADPARPFLHADPLTTVTALAAEREPGFAAVADAVVDVDGLAVADVVEEIAARLGR; via the coding sequence GTGGAGCGCGTGGTGCTCGTCGGGATGATGGGCGCGGGGAAGACGACGGTCGGGCGGGCGCTCGCGGCCCGGCTCGGCCGGCCGTACGTCGACAACGACGCGCTGCTGCAGGCCGCGCACGGCGCCCCGGCGGCCGTGCTGCTCGCGCGCGACGGGGCGGGCGCGTTGCACGCGGCGGAGGCGGCGGTGCTGCGCGCGGCGCTGGCGGCGTCGGGACCGGCGGTCGTCGCCGCCCCGGGCTCGGCGGTGCTCGACCCGGCGCTGCGGTCGTTGCTGGCGGGGGAGTACGTCGTCTGGCTGCGGGCCCGGCCGGAGACGCTGGCGGCGCGGGTGGTGGCCGACCCGGCGCGACCGTTCCTCCACGCCGACCCCCTCACCACCGTGACCGCGCTGGCCGCCGAGCGGGAGCCGGGGTTCGCGGCCGTGGCGGACGCCGTGGTCGACGTGGACGGGCTCGCGGTCGCGGACGTGGTCGAGGAGATCGCCGCGCGGCTCGGCCGCTGA
- a CDS encoding sterol desaturase family protein translates to MPAVAERTRPAPPGLRASLREFTTFPTARWLAGMLAVAVAARVAIGGWRWRDLVVGAALVALQPLTEWIIHVVILHWRPRQVFGRQVDLTIGRLHRKHHQAPKDPRYLFIPLRAIRCYAVLDAGLLLLAWLWRPSIATAVVAGTALTLVYEWTHYLIHTDYRPRGRFYRGLWRAHRLHHFRNENYWYGVTGHLGDRLLRTYPAKDDVPLSPTATTLGVAM, encoded by the coding sequence GTGCCCGCCGTCGCCGAACGCACCAGGCCCGCGCCGCCCGGCCTGCGGGCCTCGCTGCGGGAGTTCACGACGTTCCCCACCGCCCGCTGGCTCGCCGGGATGCTGGCCGTGGCCGTCGCGGCGCGCGTCGCCATCGGCGGCTGGCGGTGGCGCGACCTCGTCGTGGGCGCCGCGCTGGTCGCCCTCCAGCCGCTGACCGAGTGGATCATCCACGTGGTGATACTGCACTGGCGGCCGCGCCAGGTGTTCGGGCGGCAGGTCGACCTCACGATCGGGCGGCTGCACCGCAAGCACCACCAGGCGCCGAAGGACCCGCGCTACCTGTTCATCCCGCTGCGCGCGATCCGCTGCTACGCCGTCCTCGACGCCGGCCTGCTGCTGCTCGCCTGGTTGTGGCGGCCGTCGATCGCGACCGCCGTCGTCGCCGGGACGGCGTTGACGCTGGTGTACGAGTGGACGCACTACCTGATCCACACCGACTACCGGCCGCGCGGCCGCTTCTACCGGGGGCTGTGGCGGGCGCACCGGCTGCACCACTTCCGCAACGAGAACTACTGGTACGGCGTCACCGGCCACCTCGGCGACCGGCTGCTGCGGACGTACCCGGCGAAGGACGACGTGCCGCTCTCGCCGACCGCCACCACCCTCGGCGTCGCGATGTAG
- a CDS encoding Zn-dependent alcohol dehydrogenase, with translation MTRAAVLRATGAPLDVTDIDLAPTGPGQVRVRLRATGVCHSDLSICTGALRHPLPAVPGHEGAGVVAEVGEGVTSVAPGDHVILNWTPSCGTCFFCAKHEPWLCERAAADALAAPYATAGGEALAPVLGSGAFAEETLVLERAVVRIPDDVPFEVAALVGCAVTTGFGAAVNTAKVQPGDTVAVLGCGGVGLSVIQGARHAGAALVVAVDMTDDKLALARDLGATDTVNGGDDVEAFVRGLTEGRGVDHTFEAIGRGATIRTAYRIARRGGNVVVVGAGRHDDKVELSALELFFQARSIVGCVYGSADVARDFPRILALYKSGALDLDRLITARTTLDGVNDALDAMAAGVGARTVVTFGQD, from the coding sequence ATGACCAGGGCCGCCGTCCTGCGCGCGACCGGCGCGCCCCTCGACGTCACCGACATCGACCTCGCGCCGACCGGCCCGGGCCAGGTGCGGGTGCGGCTGCGCGCCACCGGCGTCTGCCACTCCGACCTGTCGATCTGCACCGGCGCGCTGCGCCACCCGCTGCCCGCCGTGCCCGGCCACGAGGGCGCCGGCGTCGTCGCCGAGGTGGGCGAGGGCGTCACGTCCGTCGCCCCCGGCGACCACGTCATCCTCAACTGGACGCCGTCCTGCGGCACCTGCTTCTTCTGCGCCAAGCACGAGCCGTGGCTCTGCGAGCGCGCCGCCGCCGACGCGCTCGCCGCCCCCTACGCGACCGCCGGCGGCGAGGCGCTCGCGCCGGTGCTCGGCAGCGGGGCGTTCGCCGAGGAGACGCTGGTGCTCGAACGCGCCGTCGTGCGCATCCCGGACGACGTGCCGTTCGAGGTGGCGGCGCTGGTCGGCTGCGCGGTCACCACCGGCTTCGGCGCGGCCGTCAACACCGCGAAGGTGCAGCCGGGCGACACCGTCGCCGTCCTCGGCTGCGGCGGCGTCGGGCTGTCGGTGATCCAGGGCGCGCGGCACGCCGGCGCGGCGCTCGTCGTCGCCGTTGACATGACCGACGACAAGCTCGCGCTCGCCCGCGACCTCGGCGCCACCGACACCGTGAACGGCGGCGACGACGTCGAGGCGTTCGTCCGCGGGCTGACCGAGGGGCGCGGCGTCGACCACACGTTCGAGGCGATCGGCCGCGGCGCCACCATCCGCACGGCGTACCGGATCGCCCGTCGCGGCGGCAACGTCGTCGTGGTCGGCGCCGGCCGCCACGACGACAAGGTCGAGCTCTCCGCGCTGGAGCTGTTCTTCCAGGCGCGCAGCATCGTCGGCTGCGTCTACGGCTCCGCCGACGTCGCCCGCGACTTCCCGCGGATCCTCGCGCTCTACAAGTCAGGCGCGCTCGACCTGGACCGGCTGATCACCGCCCGCACCACGCTCGACGGCGTCAACGACGCCCTCGACGCGATGGCGGCCGGCGTCGGCGCGCGCACCGTCGTGACGTTCGGGCAGGACTGA
- a CDS encoding Sir2 family NAD-dependent protein deacetylase, with amino-acid sequence MRVTVLTGAGVSTDSGIPDFRGPNGVWTRDPAAQRMFTLDAYVADPALRVRAWRNRLEHPAWTAEPNAAHRALVDLERAGALHTLVTQNIDGLHQRAGSSPEVVVEMHGSLYRVECLGCGAVTPMADTLARVEAGEADPPCLACGGVLKSGTVSFGQSLDPANVERARRAAVGCAVFLAAGTSLTVQPVAGLALLAKRAGARLVIANAEPTPYDAIADEVVREPLGEALPRLVAAYAQQ; translated from the coding sequence GTGCGCGTGACCGTGCTGACCGGGGCCGGGGTGTCGACCGACAGCGGCATCCCCGACTTCCGCGGGCCGAACGGCGTCTGGACCCGCGACCCGGCGGCGCAGCGGATGTTCACGCTCGACGCGTACGTGGCCGACCCGGCGCTGCGGGTCCGCGCCTGGCGGAACCGGCTGGAGCACCCCGCCTGGACCGCCGAGCCGAACGCCGCCCACCGCGCGCTGGTGGACCTGGAACGCGCCGGCGCGCTGCACACGCTCGTCACGCAGAACATCGACGGCCTGCACCAGCGCGCGGGCTCCTCGCCGGAGGTCGTCGTGGAGATGCACGGCTCGCTCTACCGCGTCGAGTGCCTCGGCTGCGGCGCCGTGACGCCGATGGCGGACACGCTGGCGCGGGTCGAGGCGGGCGAGGCGGACCCGCCCTGCCTCGCCTGCGGCGGCGTGCTGAAGTCGGGGACGGTGTCGTTCGGGCAGTCACTGGACCCGGCGAACGTCGAGCGGGCGCGGCGGGCGGCGGTGGGGTGCGCGGTCTTCCTCGCGGCGGGCACGTCGCTCACGGTGCAGCCGGTGGCCGGGCTGGCGCTCCTCGCGAAGCGCGCCGGGGCGCGGCTGGTGATCGCCAACGCCGAGCCGACGCCGTACGACGCGATCGCCGACGAGGTGGTGCGCGAGCCGCTCGGCGAGGCGCTACCGCGGCTCGTGGCGGCGTACGCGCAGCAGTAG
- the nhaA gene encoding Na+/H+ antiporter NhaA: protein MSDHPTRERPAPERPARRMAVADYLRVESVGGAVLLLAAALALLCANTPLRGAYHALTHARVPLLRLDVAGFAAEGLLSVFFFVAGLEVKRELVTGELRHLRNAALPVVAAAAGMVAPALVFLLVAWGAPGAGRGWTVPVATDIAFALGVLAFAGTRYPASLRVLLLSLAVVDDLGAIALIALLFAHGVRPLALLGCLAVLALYAAAQRRGWTAPYAVLPLALLAWLLAHAGGVHATVAAVGLALLTPVERGERLERLLQPWSAGVVVPVFAFTAAGLPLDAAGLRAALTDRIAVAVFAGLVLGKLAGIAGGTALATRLRVAARPAGVTAYDTVCLGALGGVGFTVSLLLADLAFTGSRAEHAKTGVLAASVTAGLLAALLLRVRRHEPR from the coding sequence ATGAGCGACCACCCGACGCGCGAACGCCCCGCGCCGGAACGCCCCGCCCGCCGCATGGCGGTCGCCGACTACCTGCGCGTCGAGTCGGTCGGCGGCGCCGTCCTCCTGCTCGCCGCCGCGCTCGCGCTGCTCTGCGCGAACACCCCGCTGCGCGGCGCGTACCACGCCCTCACGCACGCCCGCGTGCCGCTGCTGCGCCTCGACGTCGCCGGCTTCGCCGCCGAGGGGCTGCTGTCGGTGTTCTTCTTCGTGGCCGGCCTCGAGGTCAAGCGCGAGCTGGTCACCGGCGAGCTCCGCCACCTCCGCAACGCCGCCCTCCCCGTCGTCGCGGCCGCCGCCGGCATGGTGGCCCCCGCGCTCGTCTTCCTGCTCGTCGCCTGGGGCGCGCCCGGTGCCGGCCGCGGCTGGACCGTGCCGGTCGCGACGGACATCGCGTTCGCGCTGGGGGTGCTGGCGTTCGCGGGCACGCGGTACCCGGCGTCGTTGCGGGTGCTGCTGCTCAGCCTCGCCGTCGTCGACGACCTCGGCGCGATCGCGCTGATCGCGCTGCTGTTCGCGCACGGCGTCCGCCCGCTCGCGCTGCTCGGCTGCCTCGCCGTCCTCGCGCTCTACGCGGCCGCGCAGCGGCGCGGGTGGACCGCGCCGTACGCCGTCCTCCCGCTCGCCCTGCTCGCCTGGCTGCTCGCGCACGCGGGCGGTGTGCACGCCACGGTCGCCGCGGTCGGCCTCGCGCTGCTCACGCCGGTCGAGCGCGGCGAGCGGCTGGAACGCCTCCTCCAGCCGTGGTCGGCCGGCGTCGTGGTGCCGGTGTTCGCGTTCACCGCGGCCGGGCTGCCGCTCGACGCCGCCGGCCTGCGCGCGGCGCTCACCGACCGCATCGCGGTCGCGGTCTTCGCCGGGCTGGTGCTCGGCAAGCTGGCCGGCATCGCCGGCGGCACGGCGCTCGCGACCCGGCTGCGGGTCGCCGCGCGACCGGCCGGCGTCACGGCGTACGACACCGTCTGCCTCGGCGCGCTCGGCGGCGTCGGCTTCACCGTCTCGCTGCTGCTCGCCGACCTGGCGTTCACAGGCAGCCGCGCGGAGCACGCGAAGACCGGCGTCCTCGCCGCCTCCGTCACCGCCGGGCTGCTCGCCGCGCTACTGCTGCGCGTACGCCGCCACGAGCCGCGGTAG
- a CDS encoding L,D-transpeptidase family protein, with product MSGVPRKAKAGLIVALVAVLVGAPAGVGYAAYSQDAPMRGLLPKGTVVGGVDVSRLQRPAALAKVTAVVERDFDRKVTVTVGGHAYTTSLRALGARDDAKAAVGRAFAAASAGNWLTRAWHRVVDGTSAPREDVKVVDHDPAKLEALVTRAVADVSVAPTNGEVHSAGGWLTFTRGKFGRTVDRDAVRKAFVAALKDGSPRSVDSLEVPPGPSVETAILVRTGENKLYLYQHGRITRTFGVATGSPRYPTPHGRFEVVLKRYLPTWVNPWSPWSMHEPARIGPGPNNPLGTRAMNLSAPGIRIHGTPADRSIGYSVSHGCIRMHIPDVEALYPLVPTHTPVFILSAGPPRLPGAKVDTGAVADGG from the coding sequence GTGAGCGGCGTTCCGCGCAAGGCCAAGGCCGGTCTGATCGTCGCGCTGGTCGCGGTGCTGGTGGGCGCGCCCGCCGGCGTCGGCTACGCCGCGTACTCCCAGGACGCGCCGATGCGCGGCCTGCTCCCGAAGGGCACCGTCGTCGGCGGCGTCGACGTCTCCCGCCTCCAGCGCCCGGCCGCGCTCGCCAAGGTCACGGCGGTGGTCGAGCGCGACTTCGACCGCAAGGTCACGGTCACCGTCGGCGGGCACGCGTACACCACCAGCCTGCGCGCGCTCGGCGCGCGCGACGACGCGAAGGCCGCGGTGGGCCGCGCGTTCGCCGCGGCGTCGGCCGGCAACTGGCTGACCCGCGCCTGGCACCGCGTCGTCGACGGCACCTCGGCACCGCGCGAGGACGTCAAGGTCGTCGACCACGACCCGGCCAAGCTCGAAGCACTCGTGACGCGCGCCGTGGCCGACGTGTCGGTCGCCCCCACCAACGGCGAGGTGCACAGCGCCGGCGGCTGGCTGACGTTCACGCGCGGGAAGTTCGGGCGCACCGTCGACCGCGACGCGGTGCGCAAGGCGTTCGTCGCCGCGTTGAAGGACGGCTCGCCGCGCAGCGTCGACTCGCTCGAGGTCCCGCCGGGGCCGTCGGTCGAGACCGCGATCCTGGTCCGCACCGGCGAGAACAAGCTCTACCTCTACCAGCACGGCAGGATCACCCGGACGTTCGGCGTGGCGACCGGCTCGCCGCGGTACCCGACGCCGCACGGGCGGTTCGAGGTCGTGCTCAAGCGGTACCTGCCGACCTGGGTCAACCCGTGGTCGCCGTGGTCGATGCACGAGCCGGCGCGGATCGGGCCCGGCCCGAACAACCCGCTCGGCACCCGCGCCATGAACCTCAGCGCCCCCGGCATCCGCATCCACGGCACGCCCGCCGACCGCTCCATCGGCTACTCGGTGAGCCACGGCTGCATCCGCATGCACATCCCGGACGTCGAGGCGCTCTACCCGCTGGTCCCGACGCACACGCCGGTGTTCATCCTGAGCGCGGGCCCGCCGCGGCTGCCCGGCGCGAAGGTCGACACCGGCGCCGTCGCCGACGGCGGCTGA
- a CDS encoding HNH endonuclease → MSRSLLLNASYEPLCVLPVRRAVVLVLTAKAVVLEEGTAALHSERLTVAAPAVIRLTRYVRVPYRSRAPLSRQGVLARDGHRCQYCGAAAETLDHVLPRSRGGRHVWENLVAACRRCNHTKADRTLDELGWTLRSGPPVAPRGVQRLLLGHGRCDPAWERYVGAEAATA, encoded by the coding sequence GTGTCCCGCAGCCTGCTCCTCAACGCGTCCTACGAGCCCCTCTGCGTCCTCCCGGTGCGCCGGGCGGTCGTCCTCGTGCTCACCGCCAAGGCGGTGGTGCTGGAGGAGGGGACGGCGGCGTTGCACTCCGAGCGGCTCACCGTCGCCGCGCCGGCCGTGATCCGGCTGACCCGCTACGTCCGGGTGCCGTACCGGTCCCGCGCGCCCCTGTCCCGGCAGGGCGTGCTCGCCCGCGACGGCCACCGCTGCCAGTACTGCGGCGCGGCCGCGGAAACGCTCGACCACGTGCTGCCGCGCTCGCGCGGCGGCCGGCACGTCTGGGAGAACCTCGTCGCCGCCTGCCGCCGCTGCAACCACACCAAGGCGGACCGCACGCTCGACGAGCTCGGCTGGACGCTGCGCTCGGGGCCGCCGGTGGCGCCGCGCGGCGTGCAGCGGCTGCTGCTCGGCCACGGCCGGTGCGATCCCGCCTGGGAGCGGTACGTCGGCGCGGAGGCCGCGACCGCCTGA